One window from the genome of Hyalangium ruber encodes:
- a CDS encoding PAS domain-containing protein, with protein sequence MPSVADFIEEHRAHLVQRYAEEVAKLDSARGLSVYELTNTFPEYLDTLSASSRRGDRGDTARTKRRLEETHLSLRLRLGYKQEEVTTEYAIMGRLIAGLWSGLSREQQPSPEDTALLFAELQEAMDFAIALFSGYTLEDRQREKRTLRRLDALSPKALEPSREPAALRRQLTPLVEVIQEAIGASGAELYLADASGERLFAITATGSCESHPFSAPVALSPASFLGQVAESEEPLHLPDAASALKETTEGLCSSRLRSLLGLRLWPHGKLLGVLYVGLAEVRSFEPQARRYFETLVEYLSGIIDRTLLFGQLHDANTQLRESEDRLRLAVIAGQLGTWDFRPVTGVLHWDERCKALFGLPPEAEVTYETFLAGLHPEDRSRVDAAVQQALEPHGRGEFDIEYRVVGLRDGQERWARSIGRTHFEEGRAVRFIGTVQDISALKQAQESLELSERQFRTLADSIPQIVWAARPNGQVDYANQRFAEYVGKSVEALLRDGWEKLLHPDNLPLVLEAWRRSIATGEPYQVEQHLRHAEGTYRWHLTRAVPVRDEQGRIIRWVGTSTDIDELKRSEAELRRTASFEQQLIGIVSHDLRNPLNAITLSAHALLRGEELTARQAKSVARLVSSAERATRMTRDLLDFTQARLGGGIPIERKPLDFQAAVRQVLEEVQAAHPERLIAFDGRGDPRGSWDADRLAQVVTNLVNNALAYSPPETPVRVETRGEEREVLLCVHNQGPPIPSDMLPLLFEPMRRGTEQGSAGRSIGLGLFIVDSIVRAHGGRIEVRSDEATGTTFTVHLPRGAPGG encoded by the coding sequence ATGCCGAGCGTTGCTGACTTCATCGAGGAACATCGCGCCCACCTGGTCCAGCGGTACGCCGAGGAGGTGGCCAAGCTGGACTCCGCCCGCGGCCTCTCCGTCTATGAGCTGACGAACACGTTCCCCGAGTACCTCGACACCCTGTCCGCCAGCTCGCGCCGGGGCGACCGGGGAGACACGGCCCGGACGAAGCGACGGTTGGAGGAGACGCACCTCTCCTTGCGCCTGCGGCTTGGCTACAAGCAGGAGGAGGTCACCACCGAGTACGCCATCATGGGGCGCCTCATCGCCGGCCTCTGGTCGGGGCTGTCGCGCGAGCAGCAGCCGTCCCCGGAGGACACGGCCCTGCTCTTCGCCGAGCTCCAGGAGGCGATGGACTTCGCCATCGCGCTCTTCAGTGGCTACACCCTGGAGGACCGGCAGAGAGAGAAGCGCACCCTGCGCCGCCTGGACGCGCTCTCCCCCAAGGCCCTGGAGCCGAGCCGCGAGCCCGCCGCCTTGAGACGGCAGCTCACGCCCCTGGTGGAGGTCATCCAGGAGGCGATAGGCGCGAGCGGGGCGGAGCTGTATCTCGCGGATGCGTCCGGTGAGCGGCTCTTCGCGATCACCGCCACGGGGAGCTGCGAGAGCCACCCGTTCAGCGCTCCGGTGGCCCTGTCCCCCGCTTCCTTCCTGGGCCAGGTGGCGGAGTCCGAGGAGCCCCTGCACCTGCCGGATGCCGCCAGCGCCTTGAAGGAGACCACCGAGGGGCTGTGTTCCTCGCGGCTGCGCTCGCTGCTGGGGTTGCGGCTCTGGCCCCATGGCAAGCTGCTCGGGGTGCTCTACGTGGGCCTCGCCGAGGTGCGCTCCTTCGAGCCCCAGGCGCGTCGCTACTTCGAGACGCTGGTGGAGTACCTCTCCGGCATCATCGACCGGACGCTGCTCTTCGGGCAGCTGCACGATGCCAACACCCAGCTGCGCGAGAGCGAGGACCGCCTGCGCCTGGCGGTCATCGCCGGGCAGCTGGGCACCTGGGACTTCCGCCCCGTGACGGGGGTGCTGCACTGGGACGAGCGGTGCAAGGCCTTGTTCGGCCTGCCGCCGGAGGCGGAGGTGACGTACGAGACGTTCCTGGCGGGACTGCACCCCGAGGATCGCTCGCGCGTGGATGCCGCCGTGCAGCAGGCGCTGGAGCCGCACGGGCGCGGCGAGTTCGACATCGAGTACCGCGTGGTGGGGCTCCGAGACGGGCAGGAGCGCTGGGCGCGGTCCATCGGGCGGACCCACTTCGAGGAAGGGCGCGCGGTGCGCTTCATCGGCACCGTGCAGGACATCTCCGCCCTCAAGCAGGCGCAGGAGTCCCTGGAGCTCAGCGAGCGGCAGTTCCGCACCCTGGCCGATTCGATTCCGCAGATCGTCTGGGCCGCCCGTCCCAACGGCCAGGTGGACTACGCCAACCAGCGGTTCGCGGAGTACGTCGGCAAGAGCGTCGAGGCGCTCCTCCGCGACGGCTGGGAGAAGCTCCTCCATCCCGACAACCTCCCCCTCGTGCTGGAGGCCTGGAGGCGGTCCATCGCCACGGGTGAGCCCTATCAGGTGGAGCAGCACCTGCGACACGCGGAGGGGACCTACCGCTGGCACCTCACGCGCGCCGTGCCCGTCCGGGACGAGCAGGGACGCATCATCCGGTGGGTGGGCACGAGCACCGATATCGATGAGCTCAAGCGCTCCGAGGCGGAGCTGCGGCGAACCGCGAGCTTCGAGCAGCAGCTCATCGGCATCGTCAGCCATGACTTGCGCAACCCCCTCAACGCCATCACCCTGTCGGCGCACGCGCTGCTGCGGGGCGAGGAGCTCACCGCGCGCCAGGCCAAGTCGGTGGCCCGCCTCGTGTCGTCGGCGGAGCGCGCCACGCGGATGACGCGGGATTTGCTCGACTTCACCCAGGCGCGCCTGGGCGGAGGCATCCCCATCGAGCGCAAGCCGCTCGATTTCCAGGCGGCGGTGCGGCAGGTGCTCGAGGAGGTGCAGGCGGCCCACCCCGAGCGGCTCATCGCGTTCGACGGGAGGGGAGACCCGCGAGGCTCCTGGGATGCGGACCGGCTGGCCCAGGTGGTGACCAACCTGGTGAACAACGCCCTGGCCTACAGTCCCCCGGAGACACCGGTGCGGGTGGAGACGCGCGGGGAGGAGCGCGAGGTCCTCTTGTGCGTCCACAACCAGGGGCCGCCGATTCCGTCGGACATGCTGCCCTTGCTCTTCGAGCCCATGCGGCGCGGCACGGAGCAGGGGAGCGCCGGTCGCAGCATCGGGCTGGGGCTCTTCATCGTCGACAGCATCGTCCGCGCGCATGGGGGGCGCATCGAGGTGCGCTCCGACGAGGCGACGGGCACGACGTTCACGGTCCACCTGCCGCGCGGCGCTCCCGGGGGGTGA
- a CDS encoding cytochrome c, protein MKLSVFRRTLVVVGFLCAGFLLHASAAEPKKKVSEAKASPGLPAPDYLPESARGLLRKKMERHGQDARDLMFGVALLQYDVARATALRISAEPRLVRPIAGGEDDLNALLPERFFVLQDEARTRAQAVAAAAEKKDDKALAESYGRLMETCVACHAAYLKRQ, encoded by the coding sequence ATGAAGCTGTCTGTCTTTCGCAGGACGTTGGTGGTGGTGGGTTTCCTGTGCGCGGGCTTTCTCCTCCACGCCTCGGCCGCCGAGCCGAAGAAGAAGGTCTCCGAGGCGAAGGCGAGCCCCGGGCTGCCCGCGCCGGACTACCTGCCCGAGAGCGCGCGGGGCTTGCTGCGCAAGAAGATGGAGCGCCACGGGCAGGATGCGCGGGACCTGATGTTCGGCGTCGCGTTGCTCCAGTACGACGTGGCGCGGGCCACCGCCCTGCGCATCTCCGCCGAGCCTCGGCTCGTGCGTCCCATCGCGGGGGGCGAGGATGATCTGAACGCCCTGCTGCCCGAGCGCTTCTTCGTCCTCCAGGACGAGGCGCGCACGCGGGCCCAGGCCGTCGCCGCCGCCGCCGAGAAGAAGGACGACAAGGCTCTCGCCGAGAGCTATGGCCGCCTCATGGAGACGTGTGTCGCCTGCCACGCGGCGTACCTGAAGCGACAGTGA
- a CDS encoding TonB-dependent receptor domain-containing protein, with protein MPRNASRHLLLLGVLLTGSASAYEGATPPSEQQAAEAETPPPAPQLTKAPEVLKFVEATYPPEALARGETAQVVFFIDIDETGKVTQAEVTRSAGAEFDAAAREAVLQLEFSPAEVDGKPAPVRIEYAYHFEPKPPPPTAPTAEVEKPINFRGRVVQRGTRDPVANATVYLPEQNLSAETDADGNFELRGVTPGRLRVEISEPKHKKFFTVEEVREGEVTELTAYIWKKVENGFETVVVGAREKKEVARRTLAKQEVQSVPGTFGDPVRVLQNMPGMARAPYISGALLVRGAQPEDSQVMIDGVPIPLLYHFAGGPSVITPSIIDRIDFFPGAYGAKYGRAIAGIVDVGTRPPEPKRLHGLVDIDLLDAGFYVESPLSQTKNRGTLALAARRSYIDVLLPPVLEAFREPGSASTAVAPYYWDYQARYDLKLGKDRFEVVAFGSSDTLVVSQTGSEETQPFSLDTHQSFHRLRLAWSRPTESGWRLSLAPTVGLTVNNIGIGDQFEGGLNSRDLNLRGAAEKEFSKSLSFEAGVDVNATFYTLKLEVPGVAGPGEEDPPPVTREQDVPMASYATYAEAVWSPIERLKFVPGLRFEAYRLPSGWHPSLEPRLATRFEVNELITAKAAWGLYRQAPQPGQVDTVFGNPDLGLSRSHQTVAGFEWKLTDAVLLDMQGFYNWRQRLVVSSDQFVERDGERVPELYTHAGRGRAYGMEVLLKHELTERFYGWVAYTLSRSEQFDEEAKLYAPVQFDQSHILTLVGSYKLDNGWELGARFRLTTGRPETPIIGSTFDADRGRYVPLEGVPGSARGSTFHQLDLRAERQWTFERWRLSAYLDIQNIYNAANPEGVLWDYRYRENAPLRGLPLLPTFGVKGEF; from the coding sequence GTGCCCAGGAACGCCTCGCGGCACCTCCTCTTGCTCGGAGTGCTGCTCACGGGCAGCGCCAGCGCCTACGAAGGCGCGACTCCCCCGAGCGAGCAGCAGGCCGCCGAGGCCGAAACTCCACCTCCGGCGCCCCAGCTCACCAAGGCCCCCGAGGTGCTCAAGTTCGTCGAGGCCACCTACCCGCCCGAGGCACTCGCGCGAGGCGAGACGGCCCAGGTGGTCTTCTTCATCGACATCGACGAGACGGGCAAGGTGACGCAGGCGGAGGTGACGCGCTCGGCTGGAGCCGAGTTCGACGCGGCAGCGCGCGAGGCCGTGCTGCAGCTCGAGTTCTCCCCGGCCGAGGTGGACGGCAAGCCCGCCCCCGTGCGCATCGAATACGCCTACCACTTCGAGCCGAAGCCGCCGCCGCCGACCGCGCCGACCGCCGAGGTCGAGAAGCCCATCAACTTCCGAGGGCGCGTCGTCCAGCGAGGAACGCGAGACCCCGTCGCCAACGCCACGGTGTACCTGCCCGAGCAGAACCTCTCCGCGGAGACGGACGCGGACGGCAACTTCGAGCTGCGCGGCGTCACCCCGGGCCGGCTCAGGGTGGAAATCTCCGAGCCGAAGCACAAGAAGTTCTTCACCGTCGAGGAGGTGCGCGAAGGGGAAGTCACCGAGCTGACCGCCTACATCTGGAAGAAGGTGGAGAACGGCTTCGAGACGGTGGTGGTGGGCGCGCGGGAGAAGAAGGAGGTCGCCCGCCGCACGCTCGCCAAGCAGGAGGTCCAGAGCGTGCCGGGCACCTTCGGCGACCCGGTGCGCGTGCTGCAGAACATGCCGGGCATGGCGCGGGCGCCCTACATCTCCGGCGCCCTGCTGGTGCGCGGCGCGCAGCCGGAAGACAGCCAGGTGATGATCGACGGCGTCCCCATCCCGCTGCTCTACCACTTCGCCGGCGGCCCCTCGGTCATCACCCCGTCCATCATCGACCGGATCGACTTCTTCCCCGGGGCCTACGGGGCGAAGTACGGGCGGGCCATCGCGGGCATCGTGGACGTGGGGACGCGGCCCCCCGAGCCCAAGCGACTCCACGGCCTGGTGGACATCGACCTGCTGGACGCGGGCTTCTACGTCGAGTCTCCGCTCAGCCAGACGAAGAACCGGGGCACGCTGGCGCTCGCCGCGCGGCGCAGCTACATCGACGTGCTGCTGCCTCCCGTGCTGGAGGCCTTCCGCGAGCCCGGCTCGGCCTCCACGGCGGTGGCGCCGTACTACTGGGACTACCAGGCCCGCTATGACTTGAAGCTCGGCAAGGACCGCTTCGAGGTCGTCGCCTTCGGCTCCAGCGACACGCTGGTGGTTTCGCAGACCGGCTCGGAGGAGACCCAGCCCTTCTCGCTGGACACGCACCAGTCCTTCCACCGGCTGCGGCTGGCCTGGAGCCGGCCCACCGAGTCCGGCTGGAGGCTGTCGCTGGCGCCCACCGTCGGGCTCACCGTCAACAACATCGGCATCGGAGACCAGTTCGAGGGCGGGCTGAACTCGCGCGACCTGAACCTGCGCGGCGCCGCCGAGAAGGAGTTCTCCAAGTCGCTCTCCTTCGAGGCGGGCGTGGACGTCAACGCCACCTTCTACACGCTCAAGCTCGAGGTGCCGGGAGTCGCCGGGCCCGGCGAGGAGGACCCACCTCCCGTCACCCGCGAGCAGGACGTGCCCATGGCCTCCTATGCGACGTACGCCGAGGCGGTGTGGTCTCCCATCGAGCGGTTGAAGTTCGTCCCCGGGCTGCGCTTCGAGGCGTACCGGCTGCCCAGCGGCTGGCACCCCTCGCTCGAGCCGCGCCTGGCCACGCGCTTCGAGGTGAACGAGCTGATCACCGCGAAGGCGGCGTGGGGCCTCTACCGGCAGGCTCCGCAGCCGGGCCAGGTGGACACGGTGTTCGGCAACCCGGACCTGGGGCTCTCGCGCAGCCACCAGACGGTGGCGGGCTTCGAGTGGAAGCTCACCGACGCGGTGCTGCTGGACATGCAGGGCTTCTACAACTGGCGGCAGCGGCTCGTCGTCTCGTCGGATCAGTTCGTGGAGCGCGATGGCGAGCGGGTGCCCGAGCTCTACACCCACGCGGGCCGAGGGCGCGCGTACGGCATGGAGGTGCTGCTCAAGCACGAGCTCACCGAGCGCTTCTACGGCTGGGTGGCCTACACCCTCTCGCGCTCCGAGCAGTTCGACGAGGAGGCGAAGCTCTACGCCCCGGTCCAGTTCGACCAGTCCCACATCCTGACGCTGGTGGGCTCCTACAAGCTCGACAACGGGTGGGAGCTGGGGGCGCGCTTCCGGCTCACCACGGGGCGCCCGGAGACGCCCATCATCGGCTCGACGTTCGACGCGGACCGGGGCCGGTACGTGCCCCTGGAGGGTGTGCCCGGCTCGGCGCGCGGCTCGACGTTCCACCAGTTGGACCTGCGCGCCGAGCGGCAGTGGACGTTCGAGCGCTGGCGGCTCTCGGCGTACCTGGACATCCAGAACATCTACAACGCCGCCAACCCGGAGGGAGTGCTCTGGGACTACCGCTACCGCGAGAACGCCCCGCTCCGGGGCCTGCCGCTGCTGCCCACCTTCGGCGTGAAGGGAGAGTTCTGA
- a CDS encoding RagB/SusD family nutrient uptake outer membrane protein gives MKKTFIAALCASSVGLGACGLDIPDLNNPSLESLQQTPTRSSVTAAAHGLLIGNRDNKSDHNGYVAHLGLLGRESYTFDTTDPRFGNEMLTGTLNPGNAAFGGNFWTGPYANIRNANTLMEALDKVPADDLNDAQKEAIRGFAKTIQAHEFLTIVSARDTNGGPIDVSGDPRTLAPIVSKDEMLTRVVSLLDEAKGHLDASVAAENDAFPFTLGSGYAGFEKPSTYVKFNRALKARAQVYLKDWTGTLTSLGESFLDTNRELTLGTYYSFGTGSGDTINGLTNTAIYAHPSIVRDAERKPDCVDVGAEPFRCLDARVGRKIAQVAQGTYQNLSSTYGFTMYEQPTAPLPIIRNEELVLLRAEANINIGTEAALTAAEEDLNRIRVINGLEPVLLTTENAVDVLLKERRYSLLFEGGHRWIDMRRYNRLNQLPKDRTNDVVHERFPIPVLETDARQ, from the coding sequence ATGAAGAAGACCTTCATCGCGGCGCTCTGCGCCTCCTCCGTGGGCCTCGGGGCCTGCGGTCTCGACATCCCCGACCTGAACAACCCCAGCCTGGAGTCGCTCCAGCAGACGCCCACGCGCTCCAGCGTGACAGCGGCTGCCCATGGGTTGCTCATCGGCAACCGGGACAACAAGTCGGACCACAACGGGTACGTCGCCCACCTGGGCCTGCTCGGCCGGGAGTCGTACACGTTCGACACCACGGACCCGCGCTTCGGCAACGAGATGCTCACGGGCACGCTCAACCCGGGCAACGCGGCCTTCGGCGGCAACTTCTGGACCGGCCCCTACGCCAACATCCGCAACGCCAACACGCTGATGGAGGCGTTGGACAAGGTGCCGGCGGACGACCTGAATGACGCCCAGAAGGAGGCCATCCGCGGCTTCGCCAAGACGATCCAGGCGCATGAGTTCTTGACGATCGTCTCCGCGCGCGACACCAACGGCGGCCCCATCGACGTGAGCGGTGACCCCCGGACCCTGGCGCCCATCGTCTCCAAGGACGAGATGCTCACGCGCGTCGTCTCGCTGCTGGACGAGGCCAAGGGGCACCTGGACGCGAGCGTGGCGGCCGAGAATGACGCGTTCCCCTTCACGCTCGGTAGCGGCTACGCGGGCTTCGAAAAGCCGTCGACCTACGTGAAGTTCAACCGCGCCCTCAAGGCGCGGGCCCAGGTGTACCTGAAGGACTGGACCGGGACGCTGACGTCGCTGGGCGAGTCCTTCCTGGACACCAACCGGGAGCTGACGCTGGGCACCTACTACTCCTTCGGCACGGGCTCGGGAGACACGATCAACGGGCTGACCAACACGGCCATCTACGCCCACCCCTCCATCGTCCGGGATGCGGAGCGCAAGCCCGACTGCGTGGATGTGGGCGCCGAGCCGTTCCGGTGCCTGGATGCCCGCGTGGGCCGGAAGATCGCCCAGGTGGCGCAGGGCACCTACCAGAACCTCAGCTCCACGTATGGGTTCACCATGTACGAGCAGCCCACCGCCCCGCTGCCCATCATCCGCAACGAGGAGCTGGTGCTGCTGCGCGCCGAGGCCAACATCAACATCGGCACGGAAGCGGCGCTCACGGCGGCCGAGGAGGACCTCAACCGCATCCGGGTCATCAACGGCCTGGAGCCGGTGCTGCTCACGACCGAGAACGCGGTGGACGTGCTGCTCAAGGAGCGGCGCTACTCGCTGCTGTTCGAGGGCGGACACCGCTGGATCGACATGCGGCGCTACAACCGGTTGAACCAGCTGCCCAAGGATCGGACGAACGACGTCGTCCACGAGCGCTTCCCCATCCCCGTGCTGGAGACGGACGCGCGACAGTAG
- a CDS encoding SusC/RagA family TonB-linked outer membrane protein: protein MAPAPAADAPVAAPVAAPAPAAPAPQAQRTRTIRGRAVDKVSNEGVPLVRVILKGTTQGVETDLEGRFTLEVPTGPVALDISSQDYKQRDVLVGANQGSVTIALEASFTEEMVVIGRASEVARKNLANSVATVNAEALARTPVATVDQAVQGKVAGANIQSNSGAPGGGMQMRLRGVSTINAEASPLYVIDGVLISDVAIASGIFAITESTGGSNPDPTQDNQVNRIADINPNDIESIEILKGASAAAIYGSKASNGVVIINTKRGRAGAGPRVDITQRVGMYTLANKLGTRKFSLEEAVAEFGEKARAEYVEGRTFDHEAELAGNRKLSSETVASVSGASGDTRYFGSVLVKDDNGIIGATGYEKQSFRLNVGQKLGDLVDVNASANVVHSLSDRGLTNNDNTGITYHMVLPSTPSFLDIQPDENGNYPSNPFLRNGANPLQTAALVKNDEDVWRFIASSDATINLYKDDVSELRVLGNFGVDRFQQQNNILFPPELYFEATGSQPGASLAASSEARNLNTGVNAVYNYKPAGTGITSNTSVGFSFEERALDSLYIVSRNLPPDQSNVDLGNTDVREDRQLIRDRGYYVQEEMILLDERLTLVGAVRGEQSSNNGDANKLFFFPKLATAYRIPSFHSAVDEFKVRLAYGETGNQPKYGWKNSPLRADSKINGLPGIIGSGIRGNADIRPERQREVEAGLDAVFLGGNVVTELSVYQRNISDLLLRRALAPSTGYTFEYINGGTLRNRGVEVMVQLNPFNGREFEWVSNTTFTVNRSKVTSLSVPSFLAGGFGTGLGAFRIQEGRSVTQIVGNVGLKDPNDPNSCCVEQKIGDTEPDFRMGFSNSFRYKGFSLSFLVDWQQGSDIINLTRYIYDASHTSPDYVGAGEQRLADQKTNAGIYVEDATFVKLREISLTYQLPDDWVVRIPKVKSAQITFAARNVLTLTGYSGLDPEVSNFGNQAVARNIDVAPFPPSRSFWTSLDVGF, encoded by the coding sequence GTGGCGCCCGCACCGGCCGCAGATGCTCCGGTAGCCGCTCCGGTAGCCGCTCCGGCTCCGGCCGCTCCGGCGCCTCAGGCGCAGCGCACGCGCACCATCCGCGGCCGCGCCGTGGACAAGGTGTCCAACGAGGGCGTGCCCCTGGTCCGCGTCATCCTCAAGGGCACCACGCAGGGCGTGGAGACGGACCTCGAGGGCCGCTTCACCCTGGAAGTGCCCACCGGCCCGGTGGCGCTCGACATCTCCAGCCAGGACTACAAGCAGCGCGACGTGCTGGTCGGCGCCAACCAGGGCAGCGTCACCATCGCCCTCGAGGCCAGCTTCACCGAGGAGATGGTCGTCATCGGCCGCGCCTCCGAGGTGGCCCGTAAGAACCTGGCCAACTCCGTGGCCACGGTGAACGCCGAGGCCCTGGCCCGCACGCCGGTCGCCACGGTGGATCAGGCCGTTCAGGGCAAGGTGGCCGGCGCCAACATCCAGTCGAACTCCGGCGCTCCCGGCGGCGGCATGCAGATGCGGCTGCGCGGCGTGTCCACCATCAACGCCGAGGCCTCGCCGCTCTACGTCATCGACGGCGTGCTCATCAGCGACGTGGCCATCGCCTCGGGCATCTTCGCCATCACCGAGTCGACGGGCGGCTCCAACCCGGACCCGACCCAGGACAACCAGGTCAACCGCATCGCGGACATCAACCCCAACGACATCGAGAGCATCGAGATCCTCAAGGGTGCCTCCGCCGCCGCCATCTACGGCTCCAAGGCCAGCAACGGCGTGGTCATCATCAACACCAAGCGCGGCCGCGCCGGCGCCGGGCCCCGGGTGGACATCACCCAGCGCGTGGGCATGTACACGCTGGCCAACAAGCTCGGCACGCGCAAGTTCAGCCTGGAAGAGGCCGTCGCGGAGTTCGGCGAGAAGGCCCGCGCCGAGTACGTCGAGGGCCGCACGTTCGACCACGAGGCGGAGCTGGCCGGCAACCGCAAGCTCTCCAGCGAGACGGTAGCCAGCGTGAGCGGCGCCTCCGGTGACACGCGCTACTTCGGCTCGGTGCTCGTCAAGGACGACAACGGCATCATCGGCGCCACCGGCTACGAGAAGCAGTCCTTCCGCCTCAACGTGGGGCAGAAGCTCGGCGACCTCGTGGACGTGAACGCCTCGGCCAACGTCGTCCACTCGCTGAGCGACCGCGGTCTGACGAACAACGACAACACGGGCATCACCTACCACATGGTGCTGCCCTCCACGCCCAGCTTCCTGGACATCCAGCCGGACGAGAACGGCAACTACCCGTCCAACCCGTTCCTCCGCAACGGCGCCAACCCGCTGCAGACGGCGGCGCTGGTGAAGAACGACGAGGACGTGTGGCGCTTCATCGCCTCGAGCGACGCCACCATCAACCTCTACAAGGATGATGTCAGCGAGCTGCGCGTGCTGGGCAACTTCGGCGTGGACCGCTTCCAGCAGCAGAACAACATCCTCTTCCCGCCAGAGCTCTACTTCGAGGCCACCGGCAGCCAGCCGGGCGCGTCGCTGGCGGCGAGCAGCGAGGCGCGCAACCTCAACACCGGCGTGAACGCGGTCTACAACTACAAGCCCGCGGGCACCGGCATCACCTCCAACACCTCGGTCGGCTTCTCGTTCGAGGAGCGCGCGCTCGACTCGCTCTACATCGTCAGCCGCAACCTGCCGCCCGACCAGTCCAACGTGGACCTGGGCAACACGGACGTGCGAGAGGACCGGCAGCTGATTCGCGACCGCGGCTACTACGTGCAGGAGGAGATGATCCTCCTGGACGAGCGGCTCACCCTGGTGGGCGCCGTGCGCGGCGAGCAGTCGAGCAACAACGGCGATGCCAACAAGCTGTTCTTCTTCCCCAAGCTGGCCACCGCCTACCGTATCCCCTCGTTCCACTCCGCGGTGGACGAGTTCAAGGTGCGCCTGGCCTACGGTGAGACGGGCAACCAGCCCAAGTACGGCTGGAAGAACTCCCCGCTCCGCGCAGACTCGAAGATCAACGGGCTGCCCGGCATCATCGGCAGCGGCATCCGCGGCAACGCGGACATCCGCCCCGAGCGTCAGCGCGAGGTGGAGGCCGGCCTGGACGCCGTCTTCCTGGGCGGCAACGTCGTCACCGAGCTGAGCGTCTACCAGCGCAACATCAGCGACCTGCTCCTGCGCCGCGCCCTGGCGCCCTCCACGGGCTACACCTTCGAGTACATCAACGGTGGCACCCTGCGGAACCGCGGCGTCGAGGTGATGGTCCAGCTCAACCCGTTCAACGGCCGCGAGTTCGAGTGGGTGTCCAACACCACCTTCACCGTCAACCGCAGCAAGGTGACGAGCCTGTCGGTGCCCTCCTTCCTGGCGGGCGGCTTCGGCACGGGCCTGGGCGCCTTCCGCATCCAGGAGGGCCGGAGCGTCACGCAGATCGTCGGCAACGTGGGCCTGAAGGACCCCAACGACCCCAACTCCTGCTGCGTGGAGCAGAAGATCGGCGACACCGAGCCGGACTTCCGCATGGGCTTCTCCAACAGCTTCCGTTACAAGGGCTTCAGCCTCTCGTTCCTGGTGGACTGGCAGCAGGGCAGCGACATCATCAACCTGACCCGCTACATCTACGACGCCAGCCACACCTCGCCCGACTACGTGGGCGCCGGCGAGCAGCGTCTGGCCGACCAGAAGACCAACGCCGGCATCTACGTGGAGGACGCTACCTTCGTGAAGCTGCGTGAAATCTCCCTCACGTACCAGCTGCCGGACGACTGGGTGGTGCGCATCCCGAAGGTGAAGAGCGCGCAGATCACCTTCGCCGCCCGCAACGTGCTCACCCTGACCGGGTACTCGGGCTTGGATCCGGAGGTCAGCAACTTCGGCAACCAGGCCGTGGCCCGCAACATCGACGTGGCTCCGTTCCCCCCGAGCCGCAGCTTCTGGACGTCCCTGGACGTGGGGTTCTAA